A portion of the Plasmodium gaboni strain SY75 chromosome 5, whole genome shotgun sequence genome contains these proteins:
- a CDS encoding multidrug resistance protein: protein MGRDQKENKDGNLSIKEEVEKELNKKSTAELFRKIKNEKISFFLPFKCLPVQHRKLLYISFVCAVLSGGTLPFFISVFGVILKNMNLGDNINPIILSLVSIGLVQFILSMISSYCMDVITSKILKTLKLEYLRSVFYQDGQFHDNNPGSKLRSDLDFYLEQVSSGIGTKFITIFTYASSFLGLYIWSLVKNARLTLCITCIFPLIYVCGVICNKKVKLNKKTSLLYNNNTMSIIEEALIGIRTVASYCGEKTILNKFNLSETFYSKYILKANFVEALHIGLINGLILVSYAFGFWYGTRIIINSATNQYPGNDFNGASVISILLGVLISMFMLTIILPNITEYMKALEATNSLYEIINRKPLVENNDDGETLPNIKKIEFKNVRFHYDTRKDVEIYKDLNFTLKEGKTYAFVGESGCGKSTILKLIERLYDPTEGDIIVNDSHNLKDINLKWWRSKIGVVSQDPLLFSNSIKNNIKYSLYSLKDLEAMENFYEENTNDTYENKDLSLINNSMTSNELLEMKKEYQSIKDSDVVDVSKKVLIHDFVSSLPDKYDTLVGSNASKLSGGQKQRISIARAIMRNPKILILDEATSSLDNKSEYLVQKTINNLKGNENRITIIIAHRLSTIRYANTIFVLSNREKGENNNDNNNDSNNNHDNNNNNNNNNNNKINNDGSYIVEQGTHDSLMKNKNGIYYLMINNQKISSNKSSNNGNDNGSDNKSSVYKDSDTGNDADNVNGLSLHDNENLSNNCNSKNTAENEKEEKLPFFKRMFRRKKKAPNNLRIIYKEIFSYKKDVTIIFFSILVAGGLYPVFALLYARYVSTLFDFANLEYNSNKYSLYILLIAIAMFISETLKNYYNNKIGEKVEKTMKRRLFENILYQEISFFDQDKNTPGVLSSHINRDVHLLKTGLVNNIVIFSHFIMLFLVSMVMSFYFCPIVAAVLTFIYFINMRVFAVRARLTKSKEIEKKENMSNGVFAFNSDDEMFKDPNFLIQEAFYNIHTVINYGLEDYFCNLIEKAIDYKSKGQKRRIIINAALWGFSQSAQLFINSFAYWFGSFLIKRGTILVDDFMKSLFTFIFTGSYAGKLMSLKGDSENAKLSFEKYYPLMIRKSNIDVRDDGGIRINKNLIKGKVDIKDVNFRYISRPNVPIYKNLSFSCDSKKTTAIVGETGSGKSTFMNLLLRFYDLKNDHIILKNDMTNLEDYQNNNNSLALKNVNEFTNQSGQEEDYTVFNNNGEILLDDINICDYNLRDLRNLFSIVSQEPMLFNMSIYENIKFGKEDATLEDVKRVSKFAAIDEFIESLPNKYDTNVGPYGKSLSGGQKQRIAIARALLREPKILLLDEATSSLDSNSEKLIEKTIVDIKDKADKTIITIAHRIASIKRSDKIVVFNNPDRNGTFVQSHGTHDELLSAQDGIYKKYVKLAK from the coding sequence ATGGGTAGAGATCAGAAAGAGAATAAAGATGGTAACCTCAGTATCAAAGAAGAGGTTGAAAAAGAGTTGAACAAAAAGAGTACCGCTGAATTATTtagaaaaataaagaatgagaaaatatcattttttttaccgTTTAAATGTTTACCTGTACAACAtagaaaattattatatatatcatttgtATGTGCTGTATTATCAGGAGGAACATTacctttttttatatcagTATTTGGTGTAATATTAAAGAACATGAATTTAGGTGATAATATTAATCctataatattatcattagTATCAATAGGTTTAGTTcaatttatattatctatGATATCAAGTTATTGTATGGATGTTATTActtcaaaaatattaaaaacCTTAAAACTTGAATATTTAAGAAGTGTTTTTTATCAAGATGGACAATTTCATGATAATAATCCAGGATCTAAATTAAGATCTGATTTAGATTTTTATTTAGAACAAGTTAGTTCAGGAATTGGTACCAAATTTATAACCATTTTTACATATGCTAGTTCATTTTTAGGTTTATATATTTGGTCCTTAGTAAAAAATGCACGTTTGACTTTATGTATTACATGTATTTTTCCTTTAATTTATGTTTGTGGTGTCATATGTAATAAGAAAgtaaaattaaataagaaaacttcattgttatataataataatactatGTCTATTATAGAAGAAGCTTTAATAGGAATAAGAACAGTTGCAAGTTATTGTGGAGAAAAAACTATATTAAAcaaatttaatttatcagaaacattttatagtaaatatattttaaaagcTAATTTTGTAGAAGCATTACATATAGGTTTAATTAATGGTTTAATTTTAGTTTCTTATGCATTTGGTTTTTGGTATGGTACaagaattataataaatagTGCAACCAATCAATACCCAGGAAATGATTTTAATGGTGCTTCAGTTATATCTATTTTGTTAGGTGTACTTATTAGTATGTTTATGTTAACCATTATCTTACCTAATATAACTGAATATATGAAAGCTTTAGAAGCAACAAATAGTCTCtatgaaataataaatagAAAACCATTAgttgaaaataatgatgatggAGAAACCTTAccaaatattaaaaaaatagaatttaaaaatgtaCGATTTCATTATGATACTAGAAAAGATGTTGAAATTTATAAAGATTTAAACTTTACCTTAAAAGAAGGAAAAACATATGCATTTGTAGGAGAATCAGGTTGTGGTAAATCAACTATACTAAAATTAATTGAAAGACTTTATGATCCAACTGAAGGAGATATTATTGTAAATGATTCAcataatttaaaagatattaaTTTGAAATGGTGGAGATCAAAAATTGGTGTTGTTAGTCAAGATCCATTATTATTTAGTAATtcaattaaaaataatattaaatatagTTTATATAGTTTAAAAGATTTAGAAGCTATGGAAAATTTTTATGAGGAAAATACTAATGATACttatgaaaataaagatttatccttaattaataattctatgacatcaaatgaattattagaaatgaaaaaagaataCCAATCTATTAAAGATTCCGATGTTGTTGATGTTTCCAAAAAAGTACTTATACATGATTTTGTATCATCATTACCAGATAAATATGATACTCTAGTAGGTTCGAATGCATCCAAATTATCAGGTGGACAAAAACAAAGAATATCAATTGCAAGAGCAATAATGAGAAATCCAAAAATTCTAATTCTTGATGAAGCCACATCTTCCTTAGATAACAAATCTGAGTATTTAGTACAAAAAacaattaataatttaaaaggAAATGAAAATAGAATAACTATTATTATAGCACATAGATTAAGTACTATAAGATATGCCAACAcaatttttgttttatcAAATAGAGAAAAAGgtgaaaataataatgataataataatgatagtaataataatcatgataacaataataataataataataataataataacaaaattaataatgatgGTAGCTATATTGTTGAACAAGGAACACATGATAGTcttatgaaaaataaaaatggaatATACTACCTCATGATCAATAACCAAAAGATTTCATCAAATAAATCATCAAATAATGGAAATGATAATGGATCAGATAATAAAAGTAGCGTTTATAAAGATTCAGATACAGGTAATGATGCAGATAATGTAAATGGTTTATCCTTACATGACAATGAAaatttatcaaataattGTAATTCTAAAAATACAGctgaaaatgaaaaagaagagAAACTTCCATTCTTTAAAAGAATGTttagaagaaaaaagaaagcACCAAACAATTTAcgtattatttataaagaaatattttcatataaaaaagatgttactataattttctttagTATTTTAGTAGCTGGAGGATTATATCCTGTATTTGCTTTATTATATGCTAGATATGTATCTACATTATTTGATTTTGCAAATCTAGaatataattcaaataaatattctctatatattttacttATTGCTATTGCTATGTTCATTTCAGAAACACTCAAAAActattataataacaaaatagGAGAAAAAGTCGAAAAAACTATGAAACGTAGattatttgaaaatatattatatcaaGAAATTAGTTTCTTTGATCAAGATAAAAATACTCCAGGTGTTTTATCTTCACATATTAATAGAGATGtacatttattaaaaacTGGTTTagtaaataatattgttattttttcaCATTTCATAATGCTCTTTCTAGTTAGTATGGTTATgtcattttatttttgtcCAATTGTTGCGGCTGTATTGAcgtttatatattttattaatatgcGTGTATTTGCTGTAAGAGCCAGATTAACTAAAAGTAAAGAAATTgagaaaaaagaaaatatgtCAAATGGAGTTTTTGCATTTAATTCAGATGATGAAATGTTTAAAGATCCAAACTTTTTAATACAAGAAGCATTTTACAACATTCATACTGTTATTAATTATGGTTTAGAAGATTATTTCTGTAATTTGATAGAAAAAGCCATTGATTATAAAAGTAAAGGACAAAAGAGAAGAATTATCATAAATGCAGCCTTATGGGGATTCAGTCAAAGCGCTCAGTTGTTTATTAATAGTTTTGCCTATTGGTTTGGATCCTTCTTAATTAAAAGAGGTACTATATTAGTTGATGATTTTATGAAATCCTtatttacttttatatttactGGTAGTTATGCTGGAAAATTAATGTCCTTAAAAGGAGATTCAGAAAATGCAAAATTATCTTTTGAGAAATATTATCCATTAATGATTAGAAAATCAAATATTGATGTAAGAGATGATGGTGgaataagaataaataaaaatttaatcAAGGGTAAAGTTGATATTAAAGATGTAAATTTCCGTTATATATCAAGACCAAATGTacctatatataaaaatttatctTTTAGTTGTGATAGTAAAAAAACTACAGCAATAGTTGGAGAAACAGGTAGTGGAAAATCAACTTTTATGAATCTCTTATTAAGATTTTATGATTTGAAAAATGATCacattatattaaaaaatgatatgaCAAATCTTGAAgattatcaaaataataataattcattggctttaaaaaatgtaaatgaATTTACTAACCAATCTGGACAAGAAGAAGATTATACTGTATTTAATAACAATGGagaaatattattagatgatattaatatatgtgatTATAACTTAAGAGATCTTAGAAACTTATTTTCAATAGTTAGTCAAGAACCCATGCTATTTAATATGTCcatatatgaaaatatcAAATTTGGAAAAGAAGATGCAACATTGGAAGATGTCAAACGTGTTAGTAAATTTGCTGCTATAGATGAATTTATTGAATCATTAccaaataaatatgatacAAACGTTGGACCATATGGTAAAAGCTTATCAGGTGGACAAAAACAAAGAATAGCTATAGCTAGAGCTTTATTAAGAGAACctaaaatattattattagatgAAGCAACTTCATCACTTGATTCCAATTCTGAGAAATTAATTGAAAAAACTATTGTAGATATTAAAGATAAAGCTGATAAAactattattactattGCCCATAGAATTGCATCTATAAAAAGATCAGACAAAATTGTTGTATTTAATAACCCTGATCGTAATGGAACCTTTGTTCAGTCACATGGAACACATGATGAATTATTATCAGCACAAGatggaatatataaaaaatatgtaaaattaGCCAAATGA
- a CDS encoding putative mitochondrial processing peptidase alpha subunit: MKKNIQCLNIFYKTKWRNIHNSSIVRSKENMNLQKIYTGEKQNFNKVSFKKEKIEDVIKEVKFDYYYFNEGKKNKYKDIPLNISIINESDFPPFKAVDEKLHFSVLENDLKIISTNRNNSVCSIGLYVKCGSRYEEINDKVNEQGMSVMLENMAFHSTAHLSHLRTIKSLEKIGATVSCNAFREHMVYSCECLKEYLPIVTNLIIGNVLFPRFLSWEMKNNVNRLNLMREKLFENNELYITELLHNTAWYNNTLGNKLYVYESSIENYTSENLRNFMLKHFSPKNMTLIGVNVEHDELTKWTSRAFQDYVPIPYTNQKEVTPKYTGGFISVEDKNVKKTNIAIAYETQGGWKNSDMITLTVLQTLMGGGGSFSTGGPGKGMYSRLFLNVLNSYNFIESCMAFSTQHSDTGLFGLYFTGDPSNTSDIIKAMALEFQKMDRVTDEELNRAKKSLKSFMWMSLEYKSILMEDLARQMMILNRILTGKQLSDAIDSITKEDIQRVVHNFLKTKPTVVVYGNINYSPHYDEICNILAHK, encoded by the exons atgaagaaaaatatacaatgtttgaatattttttataaaaccAAATGGAGAAACATACACAACAGTAGTATTGTGAGGtcaaaagaaaatatgaatcttcaaaaaatatatacaggagaaaaacaaaattttaACAAAGTATCCTTTAAGAAAGAGAAAATAGAAGATGTCATTAAAGAAGTAAAgtttgattattattattttaatgaagggaaaaaaaataaatacaaagATATAccattaaatatatctataatTAATGAATCTGATTTCCCACCATTTAAGGCAGTTGATGAAAAACTTCATTTCTCAGTTTTAGAAAATGATttgaaaattatatcaaCCAATAGAAACAATAGCGTGTGTTCGATAG GTTTGTATGTAAAGTGCGGTTCCAGGTACGAAGAAATAAACGACAAAGTAAATGAACAAGGTATGAGCGTAATGCTTGAGAATATGGCTTTTCATAGTACGGCACATTTATCTCATTTAAGAACTATAAAATCACTTGAAAAAATAGGAGCTACTGTTAGTTGTAATGCCTTTCGTGAACATATGGTTTATAGTTGTGAATGcttaaaagaatatttacCTATTGTTACTAATTTAATAATAGGTAATGTATTATTTCCAAGATTTTTATCATGGGAAATGAAAAACAATGTAAACCGTTTAAATTTAATGCGTGAGaaattatttgaaaataatgaattatatataaccGAATTATTACATAATACAGCATGGTATAATAATACCTTAGgtaataaattatatgtatatgaaTCTAGTATTGAAAATTATACATCAGAAAATTTAAGGAATTTTATGTTGAAACATTTCTCACCAAAAAATATGACATTGATAGGTGTTAATGTGGAACATGACGAATTAACCAAATGGACTTCTAGAGCTTTTCAAGATTATGTTCCTATACCTTATACAAATCAAAAAGAAGTAACGCCCAAATATACAGGGGGATTTATAAGTGTAGAAGATAAAAATGtgaaaaaaacaaatattgCCATTGCTTATGAAACACAAGGTGGTTGGAAAAATTCTGATATGATTACCTTAACAGTATTACAAACATTAATGGGTGGTGGTGGTTCTTTTTCCACTGGAGGTCCTGGAAAGGGTATGTATTCAAGATTATTCttaaatgttttaaatagttataattttattgAATCATGTATGGCCTTTAGTACTCAACATTCAGATACTGGTCTTTTTGGATTATATTTTACGGGAGACCCATCAAATACCTctgatataataaaagcTATGGCATTAGAATTTCAAAAAATGGATAGAGTTACTGATGAAGAACTTAATAGAGCAAAGAAAAGCTTAAAAAGCTTTATGTGGATGAGTTTAGAATATAAATCAATATTAATGGAAGATTTAGCTAGACAAATGATGATTTTAAATAGAATATTAACAGGAAAACAATTATCAGACGCTATCGATTCAATAACAAAAGAAGATATTCAAAGAGTTGTTCATAATTTCTTGAAAACAAAACCAACAGTTGTTGTTTatggaaatataaattattcaCCTCATTATGATGAAATATGTAACATATTAGCACacaaatga
- a CDS encoding hypothetical protein (conserved Plasmodium protein, unknown function), which produces MEVIKNEVLRYKRNNTFPIILYLRKCMSTTIVEGKKYGIQENKISSIKDTMNNNIIKSKIKNDSYFKEENTNITVSNNIIKSKNKMAQYKYGNINFLLKNAEYNAYKDKQVLNDVIETIFENTVIINNMNFVNFNMILTFVNKYSLKIKKKKILHDILFLLHKYIDIRNDVINNNNSSWVNIINAVVGISKNNSYLLYLIRNHYNNKEYMNGNTNMYKNNILNIYKNENINSRHSFIDKFIHRIMSTKNYNYSIREISLLFHAFSKLNIKNEKMFSYFYELMLDKDFNKLNCLDIHLFLHSIYKLQLNYSNAFVQKIKEQVLKNLHDFSSGQLVNILLSYSYFFKKQAEGNKKINDIEKVEKNNITNNNNKKNKNKNENNINNNNNNNNNYMIDNKSISYSFKESTINSNDILLHNIFNKCLLNLNSFPNREFCNFLNFIIQNKININEKQKNIILKNIISLLQNKHNMLKLQLMIDLDIFTVINFIFKYNNNNDSINILNHFSYINLEDHIINLIKKNKFKQDLLIYILHFYKNKNFKFYAQDRIHTNQYDILFFLQNMTINKLNIKMKIILLTSMEWHNNTTEKIKDIEQYKVKHISQYNDYYYKLLKCLYDDIYNILSTNHLMCEETSMDNSNEELNIYEKKKNDSVTFTYLDMKEVLKLLKIKNDNNEENNKNHNICINTYNHYSLNSYNKKSYENELIYQNDIKKVENNLFHILQEYIIDKEIIELFYIIIMNKNVYPDFINKSEIIMNKYFETLNKDIIQNCHNYNNNIRNEKKLSYNFIHTLNMCNENMFIKRNNISNFLNNKNILLKWLNNFMTYHLEDTKENNMSLYFNLYVHMLLFDINNNINNFLNNIFDKICNFLKNDKLQFQNNLINIIDIYSSIIKLDNGQYDIYIKNIYYYTFLKVFQYYKQLNIKYMSLLYYSNIIQLYVHIYQPQYYNYQVSLSLRLLKELFYLFINSLDKSTYNSILTHFNEIQKYKIYNNNSMCKSSLLTLNDIIYIYRSMTIFHFLNIYKYMTFKELKTFYNFYNILKFIIFNVNNFDINDFTQTHKGVSFVHNSVLYFLKYFLKDTKKYNIMCEKVVFPLCIIDILIEAT; this is translated from the exons ATGGAAGtcataaaaaatgaagtcttaagatataaaagaaataacACATTTccaataatattatatttaagaAAATGTATGAGTACAACAATTGTAGAGGGTAAGAAATATGGAATacaagaaaataaaattagTTCTATAAAGGACAcaatgaataataatataattaaatcgaaaataaaaaatgattcATATTTCAAAGAGGAAAATACTAATATTACTGttagtaataatattattaaaagtaaaaataaaatggcacaatataaatatggtaatattaattttcttttaaaaaatgcTGAGTATAATGCATATAAAGATAAACAAGTATTAAATGATGTAATAGAAACtatttttgaaaatacagtgataataaataatatgaattttgttaattttaatatgatACTTACATTTGTTAATAAATATTccttaaaaataaaaaaaaaaaaaatattacatgatattttattcttattacataaatatatagacATAAGAAATGatgttataaataataacaattCATCATGggttaatattataaatgcCGTTGTAGGCATTTCTAAGAATAACAGTTACttgttatatttaattcgtaatcattataataataaggaaTATATGAATGGTAATACCAATATgtataagaataatattttaaatatatataaaaatgaaaatataaatagtaGACATTCCTTTATTGATAAATTTATACATAGAATAATGAGcacaaaaaattataattattccATAAGAGAAATTTCTTTATTGTTTCATGCATTCTCAAAATTGAATATTAAAAACGAGAAAATGTTctcttatttttatgaattaATGCTTGATAAAgattttaataaattaaattgTTTAGATATACATCTATTTCTTCATTCTATTTATAAACTACAACTAAATTATTCTAATGCGTTTgttcaaaaaataaaagaacaagttttaaaaaatttacacGACTTTTCAAGTGGGCAGTtagtaaatatattattatcttattcttacttttttaaaaagCAAGCAGAAggaaacaaaaaaataaatgacATTGAGAAGGTGGAGAAGAATAACATCACCAATAACAATAAcaagaaaaacaaaaacaaaaacGAAAACAACATaaataacaacaataataataataataattatatgatagATAACAAATCAATTTCTTATTCTTTTAAAGAAAGCACAATAAATtcaaatgatatattattacataatatattcaataaATGTTTATTAAATTTGAATTCATTTCCTAATAGAGAGTTTTGTAACTTTCTTAATTTCattattcaaaataaaataaatataaacgagaaacaaaagaatattattttgaaaaatattataagcTTGTTACAAAATAAACACAACATGTTGAAATTACAACTTATGATAGATTTAGACATATTTACTGTCATaaatttcatttttaaatataataataataacgattctataaatatattaaaccATTTTTCTTATATCAATTTGGAAgatcatattattaatttaataaaaaaaaataaatttaaacaagatcttttaatatatatattacatttttataaaaacaaaaattttaaattttacGCCCAAGATAGGATACATACTAATCaatatgatattttattttttcttcaaaatatgactataaataaattaaatataaaaatgaaaattatcTTGTTAACATCTATGGAATGGCATAATAATACAAcagaaaaaattaaagataTAGAACAATATAAAGTAAAACATATAAGTCAATATAAcgattattattataaattattaaaatgtttatatgatgatatatataatattttatcaaCGAATCATTTGATGTGTGAGGAGACATCAATGGATAATAGTaatgaagaattaaatatatatgagaaaaaaaaaaatgatagTGTAACATTTACTTATCTTGATATGAAAGAAgttttaaaattattaaaaataaaaaatgataataatgaggaaaataataaaaaccataatatatgtataaatacatataatcattattCATTGAATTCTTATAACAAGAAATCTTATGAAAATGAACTTATTTATCAGAATGATATAAAGAAAGTAGAAAATAatctttttcatatattacaagaatatataatagataAGGAAATCAtagaattattttatatcatcataatgaataaaaatgtgTATCCTGActttataaataaatctgaaattattatgaataaatattttgaaacATTAAATAAGGACATTATACAAAATTGtcataattataacaataatataagaaatgaaaaaaaattatcatataattttatccatacattaaatatgtgtaatgaaaatatgtttataaaaaggaataatatatcaaactttttaaataataaaaatatattattaaaatggttaaataattttatgaCATATCATTTAGAGGATACAAAAGAGAACAACATgtctttatattttaatttatatgtacatatgcttttatttgatataaataataatataaataatttcttgaataatatatttgataaaatatgtaattttttgaaaaatgataaattGCAATTTCagaataatttaataaatattattgatatataCTCTTCTATAATTAAGTTGGATAATGGTcaatatgatatatatataaagaatatttattattatacatttttaaaagtttttcaatattataaacaattaaatattaaatatatgtcacttttatattattcaaatataatacaattatatgtacatatatatcaaccacaatattataattatcaaGTGTCTTTATCTTTACgattattaaaagaattattttatttatttataaattcatTGGATAAATCTACATATAATTCAATTTTAACACATTTCAATGaaattcaaaaatataaaatatataataataattcgATGTGTAAATCATCTCTATTAACATTGaatgatataatttatatttataggTCTATGACCATATTTCACtttctaaatatatataaatatatgacctttaaagaattaaaaacattttataatttctataatatcttaaaatttattatttttaatgtGAACAATTTTGATATAAACGACTTTACACAAACACATAAAG GAGTTTCTTTTGTTCATAATTCAGTTTTATACTTCctaaaatattttcttaaggatacaaaaaaatataatattatgtgtGAGAAGGTTGTTTTTCCACTCTGTATaattgatatattaattgAAGCGACatga
- a CDS encoding hypothetical protein (conserved Plasmodium protein, unknown function): MKFINIKNIKLNYARSIRRSFSGYTGKHISDKDLIKKNDDWYIEETNFCLGRVTKLRFSEKDDMARRVLKIMDSQLSKMYTRMRDGTVIPYMSFYLNDVIDKPAPNHQFIEQPLIKWTWDEAYDEAYEES, from the exons ATGAAatttataaacataaaaaatattaaattgAATTATGCGAGAAGTATAAGACGTTCTTTTAGTGGATACACAGGAAAACATATAAGTGATAAAGATTtgattaaaaaaaatgacGACTG GTACATTGAAGAAACAAATTTTTGCTTAGGAAGAGTAACA AAACTGAGATTTTCTGAAAAGGATGATATGGCTAGAAGggttttaaaaattatggATAGTCAACTAAGCAAAATGTATACAAGGATGAGAGACGGAACTGTTATTCCATATATgtcattttatttaaatgatgTAATAGATAAACCTGCGCCTAATCATCAATTTATTGAACAGCCTTTAATCAAATGGACATGGGACGAAGCTTATGATGAAGCATACGAAGAAAGCTAA